A window of the Hordeum vulgare subsp. vulgare chromosome 5H, MorexV3_pseudomolecules_assembly, whole genome shotgun sequence genome harbors these coding sequences:
- the LOC123395748 gene encoding uncharacterized protein LOC123395748, whose protein sequence is MGKKGVVVATTVLAVMTVIFGVISAVFMGLRRYQDDRSVCRYGRSPATAFGILAAVLALTTQILASVAIGCCGAWQNPKRANRIAAGVFYVISWILAVIAVLAFLGGALLGIEGSMYKSIGNTSCVGGVGVFVDTTFLFLIVVALEVSSYLLVQKNDHHQADRPRGNNPPLVPTATSPSAPPVTSKDDAYASAHVPADQV, encoded by the exons ATGGGGAAGAAAGGTGTGGTGGTGGCGACCACCGTCCTCGCCGTGATGACTGTCATCTTCGGAGTCATCAGTGCGGTTTTCATGGGGCTG AGACGCTATCAGGATGACCGCAGCGTCTGTAGGTACGGACGATCGCCGGCGACGGCCTTCGGCATCCTGGCGGCAGTGCTGGCGCTAACGACGCAGATTCTCGCCAGCGTGGCCATCGGCTGCTGTGGGGCATGGCAGAACCCCAAGAGGGCCAATCGCATCGCCGCCGGCGTTTTCTACGTCATCTCATG GATCCTAGCGGTCATAGCGGTGCTAGCGTTTCTGGGAGGCGCCCTATTAGGGATTGAAGGATCTATGTACAAAAGTATTGGAAACACTAGttgtgtgggaggtgtaggagTTTTCGTGGACACGACATTCCTGTTTCTTATAGTTGTCGCCCTTGAGGTCTCGTCGTATCTTCTTGTTCAGAAAAATGATCACCACCAAGCAGACAGGCCCAGGGGCAATAATCCTCCTCTGGTACCAACCGCTACATCTCCTTCGGCACCACCGGTCACATCTAAAGACGACGCCTACGCTTCTGCTCATGTGCCAGCAGATCAAGTATGA
- the LOC123399332 gene encoding CSC1-like protein RXW8, with the protein MKISALLTSAGINIGLCVLFLSLYSVLRKQPANVRVYFGRRISEEHSRLREAFILERFVPSTGWIVKALRYTEEEVLAAAGLDAVAFNRMLVFSIRIFSLAALLCVFGILPLHYYGKNIQHLRIPSEDLDIFTIGNVEVRSRWLWVHCLVLYIISGVACILLYLEYRHIARLRLLHLKRATPNPGQFTVLVRGIPKTKKESCSSSVDDFFTKYHASSYLFHQVVYKAGKVQKIMTGAKKACRKLKHFTDNTVDQSCKAITYRCCLCGASSNSFQLLPTNEVVPSRVKADLDDSSLDIDNEECAAAFVFFKTRYGALVASDVLQTSNPTKWVTDLAPEPSDVYWSNIWLPYKQLWIRRIATLIGSIVFMLLFLAPVTFINGLSQLDQLQKRLPFLNGILKQPHHLVQLITGYLPSVILQIFLYSVAPIMMLFSTLEGPISHSERKRSACCKVLYFLIWNVFFVNVVSGTVLKQLDFFSSPKDIPVQLAKVIPGQASFFITYVLTSGWASLSSELMQLFGLIWNFIRKYVLRMKEDTEFVPSFPYHTEVPKVLLFGLLGFTCSVLAPLILPFLLVYFFLGYVVYRNQLLNVYRTRYDTGGLYWPIIHNTVIFSLVLTQIICLGVFGLKVSPVAAGFTIPLIIFTLLFNQYCRTRLLPLFSTFPAQNLIDMDREDELSGRMEHIHHGLHTAYCQFPDPDEDIQLEEIRTVGNDRKDGGGCSSGECSSKGSPGKPDGKETHPQEQPQQPRRDLCHPTLKGLPVSRLRNAVRCVTFLVRLQKRGQS; encoded by the exons ATGAAGATCAGCGCACTCCTGACCTCTGCGGGCATCAATATTGGGCTTTGCGTGCTCTTCCTGTCGCTCTATTCTGTTCTGAGGAAGCAGCCAGCCAATGTCAGGGTCTACTTCGGCCGGAGGATTTCCGAGGAGCATAGTCGGCTCCGAGAGGCTTTTATTTTGGAGAGGTTTGTTCCATCAACTGGCTGGATCGTCAAGGCCCTGCGCTATACCGAGGAAGAGGTATTGGCAGCTGCTGGGTTGGATGCTGTCGCTTTCAATAGAATGCTAGTCTTCAG CATACGTATCTTCTCCTTAGCTGCCCTTCTGTGTGTGTTTGGAATTCTTCCACTGCATTATTATGGCAAAAATATACAACATCTTCGGATTCCTTCCGAAGATTTGGATATCTTCACCATTGGGAATGTGGAAGTGCGATCAAGATG GCTTTGGGTTCATTGTCTAGTCCTCTACATAATATCTGGAGTAGCTTGCATTCTCCTATATCTT GAGTATAGGCACATTGCTAGACTGAGGCTCCTTCACCTTAAACGTGCAACACCCAATCCTGGCCAATTTACTGTGCTTGTTCGCGGAATACCAAAGACAAAGAAAGAATCGTGCAGTAGCTCTGTTGATGATTTCTTCACCAAGTATCATGCATCAAGTTACCTATTCCACCAAGTGGTTTACAAAGCTGGGAAAGTTCAGAAGATAATG ACTGGTGCGAAGAAGGCATGTAGAAAGTTGAAACATTTCACAGACAACACTGTAGATCAGAGTTGCAAAGCAATTACATATCGGTGTTGTCTTTGTGGCGCCTCTTCAAATTCTTTCCAGTTGTTGCCCACTAACGAAGTTGTACCGAGCAGAGTAAAAGCTGACCTGGACGATTCTAGCTTGGACATAGATAATGAG GAATGTGCAGCTGCTTTTGTATTTTTCAAAACTCGGTATGGAGCACTTGTCGCATCAGACGTACTTCAGACATCAAACCCCACAAAGTGGGTTACTGATCTAGCTCCAGAACCAAGTGATGTATATTGGTCAAACATTTGGCTTCCCTATAAGCAGCTTTGGATTCGACGGATAGCGACGCTTATAGGTTCTATTGTTTTTATGCTCTTATTTCTGGCACCGGTGACGTTTATAAATGGTCTATCTCAGCTTGATCAGTTGCAGAAGAGGCTTCCTTTCCTTAACGGGATATTGAAGCA GCCACACCACTTGGTCCAACTAATAACTGGTTACCTTCCGAGTGTCATACTGCAAATATTTCTGTACTCCGTTGCGCCAATAATGATGCTATTTTCAACACTAGAAGGGCCTATATCTCACAGCGAAAGGAAGAGGAGTGCTTGCTGTAAAGTGCTGTACTTCTTGATTTGGAATGTATTCTTTGTTAATGTGGTATCTGGTACCGTCTTAAAACAATTGGATTTTTTCTCAAGCCCAAAGGACATTCCTGTCCAGCTCGCCAAGGTTATACCTGGGCAG GCTTCCTTCTTCATCACCTATGTTCTGACTTCAGGATGGGCCAGTTTATCATCTGAACTTATGCAACTCTTTGGTCTGATCTGGAACTTCATAAGGAAGTATGTTCTGagaatgaaagaagatacagagtTTGTCCCCTCGTTCCCCTATCACACAGAAGTACCGAAAGTTTTGTTGTTTGGACTGTTGGGATTCACATGCTCTGTACTGGCACCCTTGATCTTACCTTTTTTGCTAGTCTACTTCTTCCTGGGTTATGTCGTATACCGCAATCAG ctgctcaatgTGTACCGCACGAGATATGACACCGGCGGTTTGTATTGGCCGATTATACACAACACAGTGATATTCTCTCTCGTGCTCACCCAGATCATCTGCCTCGGTGTATTTGGCCTGAAAGTATCACCAGTAGCTGCAGGCTTCACCATACCTCTCATCATCTTCACCCTTCTGTTCAACCAGTACTGCAGAACCCGGCTTCTCCCACTGTTCAGTACTTTCCCAGCACAG AATCTAATCGACATGGACAGGGAGGACGAGCTGTCAGGAAGAATGGAACATATCCACCACGGGCTCCACACCGCGTACTGCCAGTTCCCCGACCCCGATGAGGATATACAGCTGGAGGAAATCCGGACAGTCGGGAACGACAGGAAGGACGGCGGAGGTTGTAGCTCGGGCGAGTGCAGCAGCAAAGGTAGCCCGGGCAAgcccgacggcaaagagacccaCCCTCAGGAGCAGCCGCAGCAGCCCAGAAGGGATCTGTGTCACCCGACGCTCAAAGGGCTCCCCGTTAGCCGTCTGCGGAACGCCGTGAGATGCGTCACTTTCCTCGTCAGGCTGCAGAAAAGAGGCCAGTCATGA